TTCACACGTCAAAGTGGATATTTGGTCGGATATATATTCCAGAGATAAATTGGATCCTAATTCTTCTCTGTCTGGCTATCACAGTCGGTTTTTAGGACACAACAATCATCGAGAATGCTCGTGGTAAGTCCACTGTTCAGTCAAATCATGAACTTGTCTCCCTTTCAGTTGATAGCTAAGAACCGTGTTTCTAAATTTCAGGTATTGCGAGCATGACAGCAATGTTTGTCACAACATTGTTAAtgtttttgatataaaatcaattgATAGATGTCCTTTTTAAGTTAACCTCATATGTTCGTGTCACTACAAAATAATAAGAAATGCCCTAAATATTCACTTAACACAATCACGTATTGCATACACGATACCTATTGTAGTTTGCTATGGCATCATTCTAACAAAACACATGATCCTGTTGCTTTTGTTCGCAGCTGTTAGAGGTCGTAGGACTGCGACCACAGGTTTTGGTTTGGCCTTTTCCTCAGAGAGCCTATGCAGATCTTAATGAGAAATGGCAGTTGGTTGTTCTCCTTCAGCACTTCAAAGTGTAAGTGTGCATGAACCGGTAACATTTCAGATTCTAGCTTTCCTCTTTTAACAAGAGTCTGGATTCTTTTGCATTAGCTGTAAATTAgttatttttggtattagtttgcATCTTTATATCAGATTGTTAAATTCATTCAGTAATGACATGACCTGCTATGCTTATGTTAAAGCGCATTCTTATTGCAACGAGTCTAGGTCTGGTCATTAACACCTTAGTTGGTAGCTCGTATTGAAAATTTGTGGTCCTGAATCCTGATAATGTCATTTCCTTATAAATACATAGTATTAACTTATTTTTATGTTTGGTGTTTGTGCTGAGCAGGCTGAGTTCATCCAGTCGTAAGCAGTTCTTGAATCTTCATGTAAGTCTTGTATATTGTCTTATGTACTATGTTAGCTGCAGTTTGTATATTTCAAAGGAGCGTGAGAATAAATCTTGGTTCACTACACCAAAACATCTGATTTGGGACGGATATATGAGTTACAAAGAACTTCACCAACGCATATATTCGTTGGAAATATTTCGTAGCCAATTTGTCCGCAACGAGAAAATCAGTAGGGCAAATTAATTTTTGCATCGCTGACAAACGTTGGTCAACCGTTTACCAAAGTTTTTTGAGGAACGGATCTTTAATTTGTGCAACGGTTATAATAATTTAGGCAACGGTATTTGAGCAACAATTATACGTTGCAAATATATTTACaggtaaaacaaaataaattccgACAATAATTCCAGGTAAAAAAAAATTCTGATGATAATTCCGGCAGATTTCTGCTCCTGAATATATATTCTGCACCTTCATATATCAATTAAAAGACCTAATTTTTCATATAAACATATGGTTGGACATCACAAATTCACAATCCATCAAGATAGATAatgagaacaaaaaaaaaacaataaacaaataaaaatctgtaTATTTGAAATTCCTATACTACAAGCCCCTGTTGCAATCAATCCtgatttttataagtctaacaaCATTCTTTTCGACATAATTTACATTCAAACCTAAAGGGATTCCCTTAAAAATCTAATGGTCGAAGATCAAACAAATAACTTGAAACTATAAAAATTATTACAccaaaaaagtgcttacatcggAGTGAGATCCTTCCATCTGTTGTTGCATATCCATCTTTCATTTCCTTGTATAGTTGATTTAGCTTCACCGTCACCTGTTATTACACAGGGTCCAGAGTAGTGTTCATATCACAAGTGAGTTGGCAGTAACATAAGGCCTAACAAGGTCTTTATCCATTAAGACAAACAAAACTAAATAATTTGTCCATGGATAAGactacaaagaaaaagaaacgaaGATGAACATCCACAATTTCTTTGTTTTAATAAAACTGGAAGCTTTTAAATGGAATGAGTGTAGTTCTATACCTCTTGTGGGACTTGGGAGCTGCCTTCTCGGTTTTCTTTGCAGTAGGATCGACACAGATAGTTGCTTGTATTTTCTTGTAAAGAGTTTGAAGTCCCAGCGGTATGGAAACCTGACACACGATTATTTCACgaaaaaaaatgaaactgaaGCACCACGAttagaaaaaggaaaacaaacttTTGGTGCTCTACATTTTGAAGCACATGTAACTGCATCAATAAGATTGTGAAAAAATAATGAATAAAATATTATACCTGAGAACAACCAGACATGGTAGCTATACTCAACAAACTTGAAGCACGCCTGCGATCTTCCTCTAATATGGCCTCTTTTGCACCAGCTTTTGGAGGAAGGTCATCTACAGTAGGAATTAACCAGTATCCCATCATCCTGAAAATAAACACCCAGTTGAAGCACATAACAAGCTGACGAAACAAGATTTGAGAACTCATAGGCCAACCGAGCCAACCATTTAACTGCAGAACTGATCATCCAAGGTGTTTCACCAGCCAGGCCGCCGGCTACCTGAGATAAATGACACAACTCCCAGAAGGTACCAATCATGGTTTGCAGGATATGCAGGTACTGGTCACAAATGTTTTAGCCAACACAAAACCTGACTCGTAAAGTATTAGAAGAGACATAAGGATTGGGCGAATCAGTTGTTCTCCTTTTTTGGCAAGTTTTGGGTCAGGCGGGAATCCTACCCTCCCAATTGGGATCCGTTATGGATAATCTGCCTAATGATATTGATTATGCGAACATTTGCTCCGGCTAGGATGGGAACAGGCCACATACCTCAAAATCTCAAGTACGTGTCCCTACTCCTCTACTTGACAAAACGATGATCATTGTTTTTAAAATGTCAAGTAGAGTAGAGAAGTATGGTCACATACTTCAAGTAAGTGGCCAGTTCACATATTATCCAGCACGACAAACCTTAATATCTATTGGGGATCCTCATAAAATGAAAGAAGTAAGAAATAAGACAACAATTACTGTAAAGACATCTTACCATGTTAAAATAGTAAAGAAAATTTTCTTTGTTGCCACCTTGGTCTTCGTCACCATGTGCATGACCAATTTGCACTAATAAGTCGGCCATATTCCTTGTCTTCTTTTTTGATTGCAAAAGATTTCCTCATTAACTAATTTACATTTAATTATCAACTTTACTACAGTAGAATACATGCAAATAAATTGTATAGGCTTGTccaagaaaatcttagagaatttTGCACATACACACACCCTCAAGCATATAAAGTTTCATGGTTTCAATCACATGACTAATGCAGTTAAGAGATATATGGTGATGCCACTAAAGAAGAATTTCAGCGACAATAGTTCCAAACCAAAAATTTGGCACGTCGAAATTCCGTAATCGTGATATACTAGAACCCCAACATATACATATTTAAGCACTAAAAATTGTGAAAACTAGTTGAAGTCAGCAAATTTTAAAGTAGTAAATTTTCAGGTGGTCTAAACTAAACTAGTTAAAACAAAATACATGGAATGGAAGAGCCAGCTAAGCATTCATCGAACTCAATGCTGATTGCTAAGCTTATCCAAAGAGTCGCTTAAATAAAGAGCACAAGGATAAATATGGCAGATAGTAACTAGAGTTTGTTTAGATAGTCTTAAACTAGATTGCTCAAGAGGAATTACTAGACCAAGAAATGAATGGTACCAAAACTTACCTGATGCTTGACGATGCTAAGCTTACCGCTAGCATAACGAGGTGAAAGTATACAAATGACAGATGAATGCTTGAAATTTTTTCTAGTTTCTTCGTGATGAGTACCCATCACTCCTGCCTACAACAAAAGATTACCGTAATAAGATTAAAAATATGATTACACTAACACACATCATAAACATGACAAATTTGTAAAATTTAATAGCAGTTTTTCATATGTATTTTGACATATTATGATTACACTAACATTAGTAAAAATCTTTCTATGAGGATGTTTCATTTCTTCAGAAGTTAATGGTTTTTTACAAGCACTACAGGCACTAAAACAACGACGAAAACCATGTTAGGTAAACGTCTAGCTTCAATAATTTTTAAATCAAGATCACCATGTAGAAATATTTCTTGGTCTAACATATCTGTTGTTTCTGCCATTGCTCCTCCTCACCCTCCGTTTGTAGCTGCTGCAATATCTCCTACAGAAGCCATTGATTAACAGATAGAAGAAgatatttatttagggtttagaaaagGGGAAGATACATTGTAGATGTGAAGGAAAGAACAAGAAAAAGTAAGTTGTTTTTGCTTGTTTTCAACTGTTTAATAGAATTTCAAAAAGGGCTTGGACTATTTCTTCAGTAAACAACAAGTGTGTAGAATTTTGAGAATGCATCCTCATGTATGTACCAACATGCCCACCAAAGGTGAACTTTTGACGAATCTCAAGGTTCAATGAAGCATCTTCACCTTTCTGGAAACCAGCAAACCTTTTGTCACTATGAGGAATGTCGAATCCTCCATCCAATGCTCCCTACAATTGTAAAGTAATGATTATTATCTACCATAAAAGTATCTACTCATATTCTTATCTTCTAGACtataattcacaaaaaaaaaaattctgaaatGACCAGCAAACTAAATTCTAAGTAAACTAAGATCAAGTTAGACTACACATAATACAAGAGACGCATAAAGTACAAAATAATATAACTACAAACAAGCAGCAAACCTTTCTCTGCGATGAACAGGTTTATTGCACAATACGTCAATACCTAAGTAAgcaaagctacaaaaagaaagtAACATGCTGAACATTCAGATACAGGAGAAACAAAAAGCATACAATCTGAACAAAAGTTGAACAGACTACCCGACCTTTCAAGTCCTTAGAACTGCAATTTTACTCTACAAAACCTGCACCAAAACACAAACCATACTTTAGTAATCCATAACTATAACAACAATAGATGAATAAGCTCATAAAACAACAATAAATGACTCGAAATTAACTTCAAAGCCATAAACCCAACTCTGTATGCAAATCATTTACTTTTGACTGAATTCACTAAAATGTATACATTAAACTGAAAATATCCTAAATCACCAAAACAAAATCACCAAAATAATCAACACAAAACTAAAATCACCAAAATCTATACAACTTCAAAATCAAAAAAGAATAAtcaaactgaaattgaaacacACCCGAAAATAAACCCCAACTTCAAAAACCAAAACGACTTCAAGATTGAATCAAAACTCACCCTTACTTTAAAATaacataatacaaaataaaatcatcaaaacataTACATGCAGTAAGACTCCAAAATCACAGAGTTAGGTCAAACAATAGATCAAAGtatatcaaacaaaaaaagtaGTCGATAATGCTTTATACctcttgaaaataaacaaatcaatcaaCTATCAGATGAATCGATCTTCGATTTCGGGAACAAAATTGATTTTCTAGGTTTTAGATCGATATTTCTGGATTTGATTTGGTCATCTACATTTTCATCTAAAGAGATCTTTGGGTTTTGATTACGAGTGAAGGTATTGAGTAAGGTTTTGATTCGTGAGATTTATCGGAAAGATTTTGGGATTTCTCAGAAAGAAAGAGATGGAGAGAAAAAAGAGATCTGAAAATAAATTTgtgaaaatgaaaataagaaaaataaaataaatatatctgaaaactaaaaaaaactagATTACTAACAACCCATGAAAATTCCTGATATTACGTAAATGCCATGATGGCCCAACGTTTTAATAATTCTAATTAGGTTGCTCCAATAATTTCATTTTAATAAATCAATGTTATTTATTTTGCGCAACGTATTTTCAGGTGTGCAACGGATATTGGCGTTACACCATGTTGCAACGTTTATATACGTTGCACACCTCGAAATTGAAATATTGCAAAATCCAGGATATGGTGTAGTGGTGGGCCGAGAAAATGTAATCACAAGCAGTTTTTTTATTTAGTTTCCTTCCCTTTCTTTAGTAAATGTATTTGATGTTTATACATGTATCATTGAACATATAAATATCAATATTATTGGTGAAGAATTGGATGGATTGAATCAGTAAATTTACAGGGTGTATGTAATAGTTGCAGGATAAacttgaaatgggagaaaatattgTGACTAGGTCAATGAAGACTGATCTTTTTTTTTGACTGTTGCATAAATTTAGCAACAGCTATAGCCTGTTGCTAAATTTTTACCGCGACTTTTTTGGGTCAGTCTTCGTTGACACAGTCAAGATTTAGCAACAAATAGTAAAAAATTCACATCTGTTGTGCAGCTATTGCTAAATGAATTCGTCGCAACAGTTCCGTTGCGAAAATTCGAGTCGCCAGCTGTTGCGACCCCGATTTGCAACAGCGGGAGCCAGTTGCTAAAGTCCATTTTTGGTGTAGTGAATGTacccttaaattttttattttcataaattcattttTAACGGGACCccatctaaaatattaaagaaaattgTATAATTAAAGAAACAAAtttatccttcattccttttaagaaaatataccaaaaattaaattccttataaggTTTATACACCATAAATTCAATatcttttgattttccttttatatttcgtagTTATAATTCTCTAACAATTTTAGGTAATTTTTAGTGCTACcatatttattaaaataaaataggtaaatgattaagggtagtcaagtaaaataccGTGTTCTCCTTAATAATTTGAAAAAGTCAAAGTGGACAGTCTTTATGAAACggagtgtaacaccccgtgtttttagcatggcgcatgataaaggcccgagatgaagcttcatccaaaccTTCTTTTGTGTAAGAAAAGGATCATTGTCTCTTGgccaatgcattgacaatgtccAACCGTAATGGCTGGACATCGGTTTGGCAGCGGACATCCATCATGGCTGgatatcgggttggcagcggacagtgTACAAACATCATGGCCGGGTGTTTGGAAAATATATGGCAAcagccatgaatagtaaaagtcggagttgatgaatgattttttctcccttaatcaaagttgtaaaaatgtcaagttaacatatatagggaggggtagttggttgatggtgcacatgcggaccatgcaccaagtaagcttcatagcttagccggaagagtataaatgattcctaaggctcatttatagttgcatagCCTCGctaagagggcatttgatgcttaggcatcgttatgccatattgcggaccaaacatgcattacttggatgtattttgacggaacgacctatgcggattaggccattaccattattgttaaTCCACGGTCTTGAAAACGAGTTGGAATAAGTTGCTTGTCCCTTCgtgatgaactacggtatgtgcttgatccctttagggtagggaagggtatgtaggaagccgcaatgagttgcagcattgccggtgcAATAATTTGCCGCTTATctcatctaattgggagatgattgcgacattctggcctctcatttCATCTGGCTTGGTAGCTCGACACAAGAGATAATTGTGGCCAAATTTGATgaagcaagttgcattccattccatGGGTGATCATACTGCGTATCAAGTTACAGGGAGTTGGGATATGTACCAATAGTGCATTGGTAATGGCCACGAAAGTAAGTTACAACGTTATGCAAGTACCGGAGCTTGCGTGATCCTAAGGAATATGGTAATTAGGTCGTCAATGGCCTATGTGCAAGTCCAAGCATACCATATGCCTAGATAAGACTCGAaggccagtgatgcatgcaaggtGCATTGGTCTTAGCCTTCAAGGCtttaaacccttcgcagaacaagggtaagttagaACGGGGTGGAAGCTAAGTtatctgcatcatgctccacgagcattctTGCAAGGGAGAATGGACTTGCATTTTCCTAGCTTCAAGGCCCGAATCGTagattcatcatggcgcatcagaGAAGTTATGTCCTGCGCGCCCAGGCCCGCTAGGTGTAATTTTCCGTTCCGTCACACAAAGGGAGTATATATTATAGAGAATAATATAATATTCTATATTGATTATTAatactctataaatagagagtctcaatgtaattgttAATCATATCAGAATACACTGATGATCAGTATTATTATTCACCCCACGGGGTTGCTTGTGGACGTAAGGTcgagttgaccgaaccacgttaaacatcGTCTTCATTAATGTTTTGGTATGTAGATTTGTTTCTTCttgattgttttattttattatttttctgatATCAATGATATTCATCTTGAATTTGATCTACATATAAAAATTTAAGACTAACCACTATATCTTTATTCATTTCTTGATTCATTATTTATGTGTTTATTTTATCTTATATTTAGGTGAAAGTGGAAGATATTCATAGCTATGCTTTTAAGGGCTTGCTAATTTCTACAAAAGGTTCTCAAGTAAGATCACTCGTTCAAATTATGAAGCTTATTTCAACTTTGGGTCGGAGTTCAATTCGTTTATTTGGTTATCCAAAATATCCACCTTCAACTATGAATTAAATACTTCACAATTGTGATTTGGTGCATAAAATCTGATGAAAGAACATTATTTTACTAGGATTGGGAGAACAAAGTTGATTCTGTTAATGTATGAAGAAGAGCCTAAGGAGTGGGTTGTACACGAGCTTAGTCTTCCCAATACCTTTGTTTATATGCTTGAGGAGTTCTCAAAAAAATATGCTTCAGGTACTTTTCGTTCTCTAAAATATGAATGTATTCTTTCCCCTTGTCATTAGTTCATAAAATCACTCTAGACTATAGATGCATCCACATTATATATCATACCCACACTTTTTAGTTACAATTTCACGGTAAGGATGAGGTGACTATTAAGACCAATAACAATCAAGATTAATCAACAACACTCAAGATTAATTAATGATTCACAACCAAAAAATGGTTTTGAGAATAAtattgtcttagaagtgtttttGAGAATTCCAGCAAAACAAAACATAATCATATGAAAGAGTTCGTGTCTGTTTTTTAAAACTGGACGGTCTGCATTGGTTTGCAAACCTCTGACTGTTTTCCAAGTCAGGAAACAAGGGTTTTTCAACCGGGTTTGCAAACCTTGGAAAATCTTTCGTAAAAGTCAGAATGGTAGGGGTTTGCAAACTAGGTTCGTGAGGCTACCTAATTCAGCAACTCAGATGTAAAGGGTTCGCCAACCGAGATTAGAAACCCACATAGTTCATGTAATCTAGATTAACTTTGATACAACATACAAGTACATATGCATATTTGTCTTCAAGCAGTTCTTTTTCTCACATATTAATTTGAAACTTTCCCAATAGTATTAAACCGTATGCAttattgcttggaaaatatcgaAATGGtcaacttgaaaaaaaaattgtttatgaCTAATAAATTATtttaactaatattgttaaggatatACTCTTTCTCTTTTAAAATAATAGGcttgtttgtgtgtaaatttgCACACAAACAAGCCTATTATCTTGAAACGGGGGGAATAAGAATCTCCATCGCTTGAATAATATTCTAGAGTTTTAACTAAGACAGGATTGAACTCGAACTTTATTCTTTGCAATACTAAATCTACTAAAATTATACAACATAGTATCATACGACAAAACGGTAAATTTCGTAACTAAATGGGATatgttagtcttcacatacctctttgttaatgaagttatTGCAAATGTCCTGGTTTGTCTTCAGGGTTAAATATTCGAGGGTTGTTCAGTGAAGTCTGATACTcgactaccatactctaatcctatcCCGAATTGAATTTAATAGACTAGGTTTTGTACATCTATTAATAACAATCTTCAGATAACAAAACTTCTGAGTTCGTcagaacaatgctctaacacattcatCTCATTCAgagaccttattatcaacttggAAGCAATTTTAGATTCTTGGGACTCATATGTTATCTAATACATCTTTATCTCTTTTTGTTTAATAAGATTTTACCATTTTCTCTCAAACAAATAAAGATATTTTACGAGCAAACtttgttttaatatttttcttataaCTTTTCTTATACCTTGGATATGTGTGATATCACTTCTTAGTAGGGGATgcatattcttttctttttttattcatGTTTGAAAGAGTTTGACGCCGATATGGATGGAACAAtctctgataccatgttggaaATTTTTATGAAAACTTGAAAACATTTGATAATATTTTCAGAGATATAATAGCATAGAAGCATTGCTCGTATAGAGCTCCAATTAAAACTAGCAATGAAAGTTGTGAAGCAAGAATTAGTTTATGATACTTTGTCTTCTACTAGTTTGTTTTTCCTTGCTTACAAATGAATGTTAAAAGTTCCTATATATAGGTTTAGTTACATACACTCTAGGTTTCCCTATAATGTTCAGTAGTTGCTCACTTTTCACAACCTATACAAACTTTCCTAAATTATTATTCTAATTTCTTTTACTCATTATAATTCAAGATAATTCCAGACTAACTTTTCTAGATAATAATTTATAAACCTATACAATTGAAAATTGTATTTCTTATATTGTTTGTTTGGTCCAAACAATTACATATTACATGCTCCAACAGTTAATTCATGCCGATGTAGACTTAAGTACGATGGATAGTATCACTCCATTTAATGTATATCTTGAATCTTCCAATCATGGATTACTCTCGAGGGAGTCATTATCCATGATGTACACAACGAAGCTTTGTTAATGGTATAGGTGACCGAGTTACGGGACGAGCTCTTTGTGGGTTGTAGTTTTAACCATGTTGTTGGTGATGTAACTTCTTCAATTCATTTGCAAAAATCGGTaggaaactaagaaaaaaaatcaaaagagaaggagatcatcatgattttgattgaaatATCTCCCATACAACTATAACGAAACGTTAATTTTTAAAAGTTTCAAAGATACACCCCTCATAGACCATTCATTCTCAGAACGTAAAGAATTCATCGATCTACACGAATAACCGCAACTTGGAGAAGAGTGTTCCATTTACAGCAGAAGAATCAATAGCAGAACTCGAAGCTAAAGTCAATGAATAATTTAACGCAAACCATACACAATTATCTTCTATTCATGTCCTAAATGCTTTTGTATGGAAATCAATAACGCCGACAAGTAAGTTAACTATCGAGGGAAAAAAAAGACATTTAATAGGTTCTGCAACTTTGTCTTGAAATAAAGACAGTTTTCTTCTTCAACTATAAGttacattccttatttttcttgataAATCCCACAGAACATAAATAGAGGGGGACATATGCctaaacctccattaaagagaagaaagaatcataaaaacaaaaataaaaatgtcggAGAAATGAGATCCTATGTTAGAAGCTAAGTGAGGCGCCAAGCCCTTCGCCTAGCGCCCGTGTAAAAATTGAAAAGAACAAAATTATACACATCTTCGCGCCTAGGGTATTTTAGGAAACTTTTTTCAGAAGCTTGGTTGTAAATaacctgttttttttttctgatacaaAGTAGATTAAAAATGTAGCCCCCCtgagctagcagctgactaaacattcatctaaactTAACCCTATTCATCTAAACAATGAGATTAACTACATAATtaggcactaaggatctaaaaaATCTAATTAAACACaaagaaagaagttctaaacaaaaattaacccgaatctaaaccctctctcaaaaataaatacaaaaaatcatCTCATATATTACATATATCATAATGATTTGGTTTGTAAATAAATTATAAACacaaataaacatagcggaagctaaccaaaTAACGAAACAAACTCCTTgaagctttcatcgccacgtgcAATCTTGATATGTCTCtcaaaactgaaagtgggaattgagtaagaacatcatccctaaaagggatgCCCagcagaaataacaactaactttcaagtaatcactagaatgattcAAAAACAGTGCAGGTATTGTAGAAAACCGATAAAACAAGGAAAAACAGATAAAGCATATTAAGATAATAGTTGTACTGAAATATAAATTTCTACCGACCAGTCATTCGACAAACATTCACAACAAaaataatagttgagcgacgtcttccttcggagtagcaaggaATGACTGTTGtggattcttcaatgatcattaaagaaccctgaggtttccgtcctcaagtcataaatgatgtgtaccttaccagtaccttattCGACGCGCACTCTACATAGTAAGTATCCAAAGAAACtaatggtaacaacattatatctGATCTAAGAGCTTACATAGTGCAGAGCCCATAATCATCCCCGCGTAAATCCAACAATCTTATATAATATTCTCAACATCACCCTCTCTAAaaaccaaaacataatataataactttttaaagtaattttaaagaaaaagtaaacatTCACGTATGAGACATGCGTTTTTAAAGTATGAATCACTTTTGAAAATAGATAAATACTCCCGAAACACAGATATTGATTGTGTCTAAAGATTCAATCTCATcccaaaatataaaagaaaactagtttgtattacacacataTAATACATGCATACACTATCGTATAGtaaccaaggtagtcaatatcggttgtacaggacgatattacaggtttttatcggatatcggaaaatacctatacgatatcgaaaatatcggtgatacaaagacgaaatgatattatcggttgtacaggatggtacagaccgatatatcggttttacttgtacaccgGTAATATCGGTTCCGTGAATAAATTTTTTatcaacatgcatctagtctttacagACAAGTACAATGTCAATTGGAAAAGGTAAAAAGCcttaatatatttataatataaaatcaatgactatatggtaggatataagatggaaaaccatatttcgattgcaagggaaagaaatataaaaaataaatttgaAGGATAATAAAAAGATTTACCgcataatgggacaacaatcacaacgttggctaataaaccaccttgtattttggaaatttgatatatgtgtatgattcttattattttttattatggttttataattattttaaattctatattaaatgatgtatcaccgataaTAACCGATATTATcgtttgtataggtgtatcggaccCGGCCGATACGAGAacgatacgcgatattaactaccttgataGTAaaaaagatatgcatgaatttcacaaaagatagatttataaaacaataatgaatacaagagagttcgttatcgattcccacctctttcgATGACAAGCCTCACCTAACTCGAGATGTTCAATCCACTGGATcatctttgaatcgatcgttgttaataaagagtaattGTTAATCAAAAAAGCACTCTAaatattagccaaaaggctcatacaaggctcatattATAATCTCATACAAATTTCTAGTTATAGACTAAGTGAACTttctaattgttttaaactcatttatggttctacaccgttcattatctatctttagcacctTTGAGGTTTATTACTTCAGTtgggttgattctatagtccattagatatgtcttATTATTATCTACAACATTGTAaaaggaaccaaaggtcaattcaTTCCACAAGTGGTCCAAAAGATCAAAAAAGGAAAACTAGGCCTAAGCCCGAGTCCACTAAACAAGACTAATAACTTAAGGCCCGTTCCATCAGGTCAACTAACATCACTAACCGTCGAACTGAAGGTCAAAGGGTTAACTAACAGTCGATGtcaagtcaaagtccagggtcaatggtcaagtcaacggtctactggtctggtctggtCCACTGAGTTAA
This DNA window, taken from Papaver somniferum cultivar HN1 chromosome 3, ASM357369v1, whole genome shotgun sequence, encodes the following:
- the LOC113360204 gene encoding uncharacterized protein LOC113360204; this encodes MLVLLEVVGLRPQVLVWPFPQRAYADLNEKWQLVVLLQHFKVLSSSSRKQFLNLHVSLVYCLMYYVSCSLYISKERENKSWFTTPKHLIWDGYMSYKELHQRIYSLEIFRSQFVRNEKISRAN